From Planococcus halocryophilus, the proteins below share one genomic window:
- the map gene encoding type I methionyl aminopeptidase, with protein MIATTEKDIEMLKKAGQMVAEIRETMKAATKAGVTTKEIDELGGKLFTELGGVSGPKSEYDFPGYTCISVNEEVAHGIPGNRVIKDGDIVNIDVSGSYEGYFSDTGISFVVGQGHAEKEKICAAAASAFDRAMTKVKAGAKLNQIGKAVEREAKEQGLFVIKNLTGHGIGKSLHEAPQHILNYYDAWETTILKEGMVLAVEPFISQKSEHIIESGDGWTFITPDQSLVAQIEHTVLVTKGEPILLTKLNN; from the coding sequence ACGATGAAAGCAGCAACGAAAGCTGGAGTCACGACAAAAGAAATTGATGAATTAGGCGGCAAATTATTTACAGAGCTTGGTGGCGTATCAGGGCCGAAATCAGAATATGATTTCCCGGGTTACACGTGCATCAGTGTAAATGAAGAAGTGGCTCACGGCATTCCGGGTAATCGTGTAATCAAAGACGGAGACATTGTGAATATTGATGTTTCTGGTTCATACGAAGGCTATTTTTCCGATACGGGGATTTCATTTGTTGTAGGACAAGGACATGCAGAAAAAGAAAAAATCTGTGCAGCCGCTGCTTCTGCTTTTGATCGCGCGATGACAAAAGTTAAAGCGGGTGCAAAACTGAACCAAATTGGTAAAGCTGTTGAACGCGAAGCAAAAGAGCAAGGTTTGTTCGTTATCAAAAATTTAACGGGACACGGCATTGGTAAATCGCTTCACGAAGCGCCTCAGCATATTTTAAATTATTACGATGCTTGGGAAACGACGATATTAAAAGAGGGCATGGTGCTAGCAGTAGAGCCCTTTATCTCGCAAAAGTCTGAACACATCATTGAGTCAGGTGATGGATGGACATTTATCACGCCAGACCAGTCATTAGTTGCACAAATTGAGCATACGGTTCTTGTGACAAAAGGTGAACCAATTTTGCTTACAAAGCTGAATAACTAA